The nucleotide window GTGAATGCCGTTGATGGTGAACCGGGGGGTGTGCCAAGCTGGCGCCGCAACGGTGCCCTCGTACAGCGCTTTCATTGGCGCGAACAGATCGACGAAATGAACTCCGTTCGCTTTCGCCACTTCGGAAATGGCGCCGGTGTACAGCTCCAGGTTCTTGTTGATCGCGACGACCGCTTCGCCTGTCGGCAGGTTCGGCGACTTGTGGTCCTCGAACGCGATCGGCGAGAACAGCACCAGCCGCGGGGCCGACTTGCCGTTGTATTTCTGGGCCAGCGTGTGCTTGACGAACGCTTCGAGGTCGCTCTTGAACTTCGGCAGGCCGGCCTCGCCGGCCCACGACTCGTTGTAGCCGAAGAAGGCGAAGATCACGTCGGCGTTGGTGCCGGCCTTCTCGAACCGGTTCGGGTTCACGACGCTCTTGTCCGCGACCAGGTTCGGCTTCGGCACCGGGGCCTTGGCGGCGAGCCACTGGTCCGGGGTGCCGAAGTCCTCGCTCCGCAGCCGCAGCCCCGGCTCGTCGCCGGAGTAGCCCAGGTTGCGGACCGTGAGGTCGAGGTCCGGGTTGCGGGCGTACAGGAACGTCTCGACCCAGCCGTCGTGCTGCATCCGGTCGGCGAGGGTGTTGCCGATGATGCAAACGTGGTCGCCCTTTTCGAGCTTGAACGGCCCGGGGGCCGCGGCGGTCGTGGTGGTCGCGCCGGCCGCCGCGGGCGCGGGCGTGCCGGCCGGGCGTTTGAGCGCGAGCAGCACCGCCGCCGACCCCAGCACGAGGCCGACGGCGAGGAGAGTGCGGCCGACAGGCATAGAGCGTCTCCGAAAAGCGGCGTTGAGGAGCGATTTCGGGTAGGAGAGGTTTGTTGTACCAGACGCGACGGGCGGGGGAAACGGGAACTGACGCGCGGCCGTCTTCACGGCCGCGCGCACCGGGTCCTCAGAAACGAGGGGCGTTAGCGGAAGCTGTCGGGGTTCAACGCGGCCCGGCGGCGCTGGTACGCGGCGTAAGCCCGACCAAACGCCTGAGCCTTAACGATTTCTCGGACGCTCTTTTTGATGCCGTAAGCGGCAACCCCGATCCCGATCAGCGGGAAGAGCACCTTGGCCAGAACGAACGGTCCGTTGGACGGAAATTGGCTCGTAATTCCAAACGCCATTGCGGTCCAGAACCCGCCGAACACGCCGACGGCGATCGCGGCACTGAACCCCTCACCTGTGGTTGGGGCGTACTGCCGCCCGTCCTTCGCGGTCACCAAGTGCCGCTCCCGCTCCTGCTCCCACTCTCGGTCGATGCGCTCGATCGCGTCCCGGTAGCGAGTCGCCGCGCGGTGCCGCGCCTGGGCCTCGGCCACCGGATCGGGCCGCGGTTCCGGCGCGGGTCCCAGTTGTGCCAGGATTGCGGCCTTTGCGTGCGCGAACTCCGTGTCCGTCAGGGTGCCGTTCCAGCGCAGCCCTTCGAGCTTTTTCAACTCGTCCGCGATGCTCACGTCGATCCCCCTTCACCTGGAATGAGGAGGCAAGCCAGCAGTTCGCGCTCGAACACGGCCCAGTCCAGCCCGGTGGCGAACACCTCGACCCGACTGTCGCGCCGGTACGCCGTGGGATTCACGCTGAGCGCGCTCCCCGCCCGGTTCACGGCCGCCCACTCGTCCGGCAGGTGAAACACGCCCTTCAGGCGCGTGACCTCACGGGTATTCGCCAGAAGGGCGAGCAGCTTGGCCTCGTCGAACACGATTTGCGGGTCGAACACCCACCCGCACGCCGGCCCGCCGGCCGAAAGGTAACGTTTGACGCCGGAATGTTTCTCCTCGTTCCCTTCGGGGGGAGAGAAAGGCAACCTGCCCCCCGGCCCCCTCCCTGAAGGGAGGGGGAGAGAAGCCGCTTCTCCAGTGGCTTGCGAGTCTGGTGCGCTCAGCGGACCAGACGAACTCCCCCTCCCTTCAGGGAGGGGGCCGGGGGGTAGGTTGCCTTTCTCTCCCCCTCCTTTCCCAGGGGCGGGGGCCGGGAAGCGAGGTTGCGGGAACAGCGGCAGCCGTTCGTCGTTCGCGCTGAGGTCGAGCCACGCCGGATCGAGGCGCCCCTGCGTCGTGCCCGCGATGAGGAGCTTGGGCGGGAACAGCCCGTTCGCCCAGCTCTGGAAGTCCGAGACGAGTTCGGGCGCGGCGGCGTCGAGCTTGTTCATCACCAGCACGTCCGCCATCTGGATCTGGTCCACGAAGACCGGGTTGTCGCGCATCTCCGGCTTCGCGAAGTCGTGCGGATCGACGATGCCGATCGTGGCCCGCACGTCGAGCCGCCCGTGGTAGCTCATGCGGAGCGAGTCGAGGAGGCGGGCCGGGTGCCCGAGCCCCGTGGTCTCGATGATGAGCCGTTCGGGCCGGGCCTCGAGCAGCAGGAAGTGGATCGCCACCGGCAGGAACGGCGCGCTGGCACAGCACACGCACCCGCCGCCCACCTCGCGCACCGTGACGCCCTCGGGGGCGCTGCCCTCGATCAGGGCGTCGTCGATGGAGACGGCGCCGTACTCGTTCACCAGCACGGCCCACCGCGAGCCCTTCTCCTTGCGCTGAAGGAGGTCGATCACGGCGGTGGTCTTCCCGACCCCGAGGAAGCCGGTAATCAGGTTGGTCGGGACGGCGTGCATCGGCTCTTTCGTGCGGTGAAGCGGCGCGGCTGGCACCGTTACTATACCGCGCGCGGTCGAGTTCAATCGCGGCGCTGCCCCGCCTTCTCCACGGGCTTCGTGGGGGCGGCAAAGTACCTCTTCGCCTCCGCCAACGTCTTGAACTCGGTCATCTGCACCACGTCGGACACCGGCGTCCAGACGCGCTTGCCGGCCGCCGCCTTCGCGGCCTCGTCGTCGCCGTAGTCGGGTACGGTGCCGACGATGAACGCGCGGCCCCCGAGGTGGGCGATCGTCGGCTTCTCGTACAGCGCGTACCCCGAATCGCTTTTCGAGTCCTTCGGTTTTGTGACGATGTAGAGGACAATGTCGCCGAAGGAGTGCTCGATCTCCGTGCCCCTGACGGGCGGTTCCCCGCCGGCCCGGCCGAAAAGAAGAACGACGCACGTGGCGGCGACCGCGAGCAGGCACATCGAACCGTATCGCATCCGTAATCTCCGCGTCGAAGGTGCCCGAACCGTGTTGCGCGACGACATGGGCGCAGGAGTGCTGCCGGGTCGTCCGGGATAGTGATGCTATTCAGTCACTGCAACGGGTGCAAGAACGAACACGCGCGGTGCGTGTGCAATGTCAACGACGGGCCACGGACGCGAGCGTCGCGCCGTCGCGGGGACGGCAAGACGCCGGAAGTTGGACCGCCCGGACCGGCAGCGGGGCGGGGGCGGGGGGATCACTTCGACCGGCCCACCGCGGACCAACCGCCGCTGACGATCATCCGGCCGCGCCAGCACCCGACCATCAAGATACTCGGGTTACGGCTCGGGGTGCCCGACTCGACCGTCAGTCGGGTCCGGAACCGGTGCGTGCCGCCGGCCGTCGCACCGAACCGGTCCGTCGTGTCGATTCGGGGCCGGACGTTTCAGGGTGCGTCCGCGGTTTGATCCGTGCGACTTTCGAGTTCCCAGGCTCCGTTTGTCTGCGGGCTATCGGCCCTCCGTGCGAACGGGAGTTACCGGACGGCCCCTTCGAGCGTGAACGAAACGGTGTTTGGAGACGGTGCCCCCCGGCCGGGGGTGAAGTGCTTGGTGACTGGTAACGCCCCAACTCTTGAGCCGCGACGGTCGGCACAATTCTAATTCAATCGCACAAATACACGAAGTCGCACAAGGTCCAGATCGAAAGCGACAGGACTCGGTTCCACCTACTCAAACGAAAGGATTTCCCCTCGATTCGGCGTAACGGCTCCCCAAAAGACGCTGTTCTTGATTTCTTGCCGCACGGAGCCCACACCTCCTTGCGCACCAGCGCCGGGGTCTTGCACCGCAGCACGTCCATCCCCAACATCACCGTGGAAGTTCACCCGGCTGAAGCGCAAGACGGACCACGACGCCGCCCAGCGGCTGGCCGAGCTCGAGGCCATCGGCCAGTTGCCCACGGTCACCATGCCCGACCCGCGCACCCGCCAGCGGCGGCTGCTGATCGCGTTCCGACAGGAGTTGGTCGGGCAGCGGGTGGCCTGTCAGAACCGGATCCGCGCGCTGTTCGCGGCCCACGCGGTGGCCATGCCCGCCGGTGCCAAGGCGTGGACCGCGGACGGGCTGGACGTACTCGACGCCGAGGCCCGGGAGCTGAGCGACTGTGGCCCGGACGAGTTGTGGCGCGGGATGCTCGGGATCGCGGTGGCCCAGTACCGGGACCTGGAGCACCGGATCGCCGAGACCGAGCGGGCCCTGGACCAGCTGAGCGCGGCCGACCCGGGCACCCAACTGTTGCTGTCGATCCCGGGCGTGGGTCCACGCACCGCCGAGGCGGTGGCCGCGCACCTGGGGGATGCCAACCGGTTCGCGTCGGGCAAGCAGGTGGGCGCGTACGCGGGCCTGGTGCCGACCCAGTACCAGAGCGGTGTGACGGACCGCAAGGGGCGCATCACGCGGCGCGGCCCGGCGGTGCTGCGGAAGCTGCTGGTCGAGTGCTCGTGGTGCATGTTGCGGTACAACCCGTGGGCCCAGGCCCAGTACAAGCGGCTCACCGGTGGCGGGACCGCGCGCAAGAAGCCGGCCATCGTGGCGGTGGCGCGGAAGCTGTTGGTGCGGTGCTGGGCCATGCTCCGCACCAACCAGCGGTGGCGCGACGACACACCCCGACCCGAAGCCACGACCGCACCCGCGACCGGATGACCGCGCCGGGGCGGCAACAATCGCCGGATTAATTGCAGTCGCGATGAGACAGTCGATCGAACACACGTGGGCCTGTCCGCGTTAGCTCGGAGTTTGTTGCGGGGTGGGTCACCAACCTCGGCCGAACGAATGGGCGGCGCGGCGGATCGGATGGGTGGGGCCGGGCGAAGGTCCGTGACCCCGGATAGTCGAGTGCGGTTCACGCGTGGGTGTGATCGGCGGTGACGTGGGACCCGGTGCCGGACCGGGCCGTGGGTGTTGTCGTGCCCGCACGCGGCCCAGCGAGGGCGGGGGCCGGTGCGGGCACGACAACACCACAGAAAACGAGCGGGAAAACAATCGCTCGTACATTTGACCGGTACGCGGCTTCATAGTCATACACAGTTCACCTGCACCGCCATGATACAGTGAGCGACACAACTATGGCCGATGGCGGTGTCAGGTGCAGCGCCGGGTTCGGCTCGCTCACCTCCGCGGTTCCGGGCGATACGCTTCGCACCGCGCATCCGCGGAGCCCGGGCCACCGGTGCGGCTCTGCGGAGCACCACCGACCCCACGCGCCGTGTCCCGGCACATCGGAGACCACCCACCACCGACACCCGCGGCGGCGAGCCGCGCCGACCACCGACGGGCGCCACGCGGAGCACCACCGACCCGCAATCACCGTGTCCCCGCCCGCAACCGGCCACGCCCAACCGCCACTCGCGGCGACGAGCCGCGCGGGCCATCGGCGGGGACCACACGACCGTCTGACCCGACGCGGACCACACCGTCAGCGCCGCACGCGCCCTCATGCGGCTTGGGGTGGCCGAACATAAAGCTCACCTGCACCGCCATCATCGGATGAGCGATGCGTTCCAGATCAGCGGGCGGTGTCAGGTGCAGCGCCGGGTTCGGCCGATGCTACTCCCGCCCCAACCCGATTACGAGGTGACACCATTCCTGGATCTCAGGCTCATTGGGTGACCGTCGGAAGATGGCATAATACCGGCCCCCGTCCGAGCCTTCTACCAGGTAGCACACACCATCTACCCCGTAGTCCGAAACCAGCACGGGCTGTGACCACAGCGATAGATGGCCAGCGCCCGCTCGACCTCGGCAGACTCTACGGCGGTCAATCCACGCTCCTCGAACTCCTGCGGCTGGTCTATGGCCGCGTCCTGAGGCAAGAACCCTCGCCTGCGGGTCACCCGCCACCCGCTCGCGGCGACTTCCAACCGGATGCTGCACCGGCGGCCCCAGGTCGGCTCGGCGTAGAGCCGGTATGCCCGCACCCCATCGCCACGGGGGAGCGGCAACTCGCCCATCGCCCGCAGCATGGTGGCAAGCCCGTGTGACACCTTCTCGGGGTTGCACAGGTCGGGCGGCCACGGCAATCCCGAGAAGTACTCCATCTGTGTACCTCTGGTGCCGAACAATAAGCTCACCTGCACTGCCAGGATCGAGTGAGCAACACAACGCAGATCAGATGGCGGTGTCAGGTGCAGCGCCGGGTTCAGCATTTTGGGCCGGCCGGGTAACTTGCTAAGCCAGGACACACCGCCTCATTCGAGTGGCCTCAAGACCAACGGGGGGAACCGCCCTGGCTCGAAACGCTCGGCCTGTCCGACGATTCGCATGTGGTCCTCGTGTTCGCTGATCTGATCGACCGTTGCGATCACCCACTCCCAGTGGCGCACCTCGGGAGACGGGGAGCACTTCGACAATGCGCCCAACCAGAACCGAACGCTCATTGAGCCGAGATTCTCCAATTCTGACCTAAGGAACTCCGGCAAGTTCGGTGATTCAGCCTGGTCTTCACCCCAATCGAAGACATCAGCCCACAATGATCGGGGCACAACGACCTCATACCCCGTCGGTTGAAAGGGGCGCGTCTTCAGTTTAACCCACGCGGCCTTGAAGGGAACAGCGGTGCCACCGATGGTGAAGGACGGTGTTTGCATCGCACCTCCGGCCGCCGAACAGAAAGCTCACCTGCACCGCCAGGATGGAGTGAGCGACACAACGGCGGCTGATGGCGGTGTCAGGTGCAGCGCCGGGTTCGGCTCGCTCGCCTCCGCGGTTCCGGGCGACACGCCGAGCTTGGCGCATCCGCGGAACCCGCGGCACCGGTGCGGCCGAGCGGAGCCCCACCGACTCGAATCGCCGTGTCGCGGCCCACCGGTGGCCACCCATCACCGCACCTCGCGGCGACGAGCCGCGCCCGCCCTGACGCGCGCCACGCGGAGCACCACCGACCCGAACCGCCGTGTCCCCACCCGCACCCCGGCCACGCCCAACCACACCTCGCGGCGACGAGCCGCGCCCGCCCCGACCGGCACCACGCGGAGCCACCACCGACGCGTGGGCGTCACCTTCGCGGACCACACGCCCACCACCGCACGCGCGATCCAGAACGCGAAGGTGGCCGAACATAAAGCTCACCTGCACCGCCATCACACGATGAGCGGTGCGTCACAAGTCAGCGGGCGGTGTCAGGTGCAGCGCCGGGTTCGGCTCGATGCCCTCGGCGGTTCGGGGTCGCACGCCGAGCGCCGCGCATCCGCAGAGCCCGCGGCACCGACGCGGCTGGGCGGAGCACCACCGACCCGACGCGCCGTGTCCCGGCACACCGGAGGCCGCCCACCACCGCACCTCGCGGCGATGAGCCGCGCCGACCACCCACGGGCCACACGCGGAGCACCACCGACCCGCACCGCCGTGTCCCGACACATCGGAGGCCACGCCCAACCGCAAGCTCGCGGCGATGAGTCGCGCCAGACCCGACCGGCACCACGCGAAGCCCGACGCGCGCGGTTCACCACCGCGGACCACACGCACACCGCCGCACGCGCGCTCCTGCACGCGATGGTTGCCGAACATAAAGCTCACCTGCACCGCCATCATACGATGAGCGGTGCGTTCCAAGTCAGCGGGCGGTGTCAGGTGCAGCGCCGGGTTCGGCGCTGCGTTTACTGCCCATCCGGCTGCCTGTTGCGCATGTGCGCGAACAATTTGGGGTATGGGAGGTCCACACGGTTCCAATCCGCGTAGCAGGCGGTGAGCCCGCAGGCCACGCACCGGCACCCGATATACACCCAGCGCACGTCCTCGCTGCCTTCGTACAGTGAAGCCCCGACCGTGATCTCGTAGTGCGTTGGCCCGCGCTCGGTACAAGGGCACCCGCAGCACTCGGTGTCGGCCCCAGGGTCACCCTCATAGTAGCCGTCGATGTTACGGTCGTGGGACAGGTAGTGGGCGCCGCACGCCTTGCAGAACCACGCGCCTCGCCATACTCCTCGTCGATCTGCAGCGAGAACACCCGGCCACTGCAGTCGCACACCGCGTCGGCAAAGACTGTGAGCGGGTCGGCCTTGCCGCAGGTGCGGGTCAGCACCTCACGGATGTCCGCGGCGGTGTCGCCGTACCAGAACTCGCCCCGCTCCCGGATCGCCACGCCATGCGTCTCCTGCTGCCGAACATAAAGCTCACCTGCACCGCCATCACCCGATGAGCGATGCGTCACAACTCCGCGGGCGGTGTCAGGTGCAGCGCCGGGTTCGGCTTCTGCGACCCCCGCGCCGTGCATTTGCGGGGCGGGGCCAGCCGGCCTACAAGGATGGACGCGGCGGGTCGGGCCAGTTGGCCTCAGACTCGCACTCACGCTGGTACTCCCGCCACGACCGCAACCCTTGGGCCCGCCGCTTGGCGTTGCCCTTGCGCCGCCGCCGCTCCTCGCACCGCTTGGTGAACTCGTCGTGCCAGCGGTACTCGTACATCACGTTCGCCGACCGGACGTACTTGCGGAACCTCCGCAGGGCCGACGTGAGCGACTCGCCCTCGCAGACCTCCACTCGGACACCCATCGCTATGCGGCTTGTACGGCTGCCGCGACGCCGGTTGAAAGAGCTTTCTGGGGCCGAACAAATAGCTCACCTGCACCGCCATCACCGGATGAGCATTGCGTCCCGAATCAGATGGCGGTGTCAGGTGCAGCGCCGGGTTCGGCATCTGTAGCGGCTGCGGTGAAGCGACCGCCCTGGAACCCGAGCCGCAACGGCGCCCAGCCCGCGGTTGATGGCCAGCCCAGCGACGCCGCGAACCGCACCGCTTCGGCCACGAACCGGGGCGTGACCACGTGAGGCTCGGCCCCCGGCCCGTCCGGCTCTAGCCAGTCCCGCCAGCCCCAATCGACGTAGAACTGGGGGCCGCTGCGGTCGCCCGGGATGACGACCAACACGTCGTTGAACCGCCAGCGGAACGGCCGGCCGTCAACCACGATCCGCCGTAGTGGTCCCCACCCCATCGTGCGCCCCGGTTATAGTGGACCCCGAAAACTGGACCGCCGGTTAAGCTATACCGGAGGCCCAGGAAAGGGGAACCCATGGCGGGCAAGCGGAAGAGTCACTCGGCGGCGTTCAAGGCCCAGGTCGCGCTGGCGGCCCTCAAGGGCGACAAGACCATCAACGAACTGGCGAGTCAGCACGGCGTCCACCCGACCCTGATTCATGGGTGGAAGAAGCAGTTGCTCACCGGGGCCGAGGCCGTGTTCGCCTCGGGGGCGAAGGGCACCGGCCCCCCGGAAGACAAGACGACCGAGTTGTACGAGCAGATCGGCCGCCTCAAGGTGGAACTCGACTGGGTGAAAAAAAAATCGGCCGCCCTCGGCTGAGGCCAAGCGTGCCCGGATCGAGGCCGAGCACCCGGAGCTGAGCGTCCGGCGCCAGTGCGAGCTGATCGGATTGAACCGCTCGACGGTGTACTACGAGCCGACCCCGGAGAGCGCGGAGAACCTGACGCTGATGCGGTTGATCGACGAGCAGTACACGACGTGCCCGTTCTACGGGAGCCGGCGCCTGGCCGCGTGGCTGGGCACCCAGGGCCACGAGGTGAACCGCAAGCGGGTGCAGCGGCTGTTGCGGATCATGGGGTTGGAGGCCCTGTACCCCAAGCCCAAGCTGTCGGTCGGGTCCGGGCACAAGGTGTACCCGTACCTGTTGCGGGGCGTGGCCATCGACCGGGTCCATCAGGTGTGGAGCACGGACATCACGTACATCCCGATGCCCACCGGGTTCATGTACCTGGCCGCAACGATGGACTGGTTCAGCCGGTACGTGGTGGCCTGGCGACTGTCCAACACGTTGGACGGGTCATTCTGCCAGGACATGCTGGAGGAGGCCTTGGGCCGGGGCAAGCCGGAGGTGTTCAACACGGACCAGGGAGTCCAGTTCACGGCCGCCGCGTGGGTCGGGCGATTGGAGCGGGCCGGGGTCGCGGTGAGCATGGACGGGCGGGGCCGGTGCCTGGACAACGTGTTCGTGGAGCGCCTGTGGCGGAGCGTCAAGTACGAGGACGTGTACCTCAAGGGTTACGAGTCGGTGCCGGCCCTGGAGAGTGGGCTCCGGGCGTACTTCGGGTTCTACAACACCGAGCGGTTACACCAGTCCCTGGACTACCGCACCCCGGCTCAGGTGTATGGCGTCGGAGCCACGAAGGCCCCGACGAAACAGTAGCGAAGGATAGCAACTTTTTGGTCTAGACAATGGGGTCCACTGTAGGCCCTCCCGCCGAACGAACAGCTCACCTGCCTGCCCCGTCGGAGGACGCGCCGGGCGCCACGTTAGCGGGGCAGGTCAGGTGCAGCGCCGGGTTCGGCCTCTTGGGGGATGTAGTCCAGAAACACCGGTTGGTGCTCTTGAACCACGAAGTCCCAACAGTACCGCTCGGTGTCATTGTTGGGCGGACTCAAAGGCTGCGATGACGTGATCGATGTCTCTGGGGATCGGGCGAGGGAGCTGCCCGTGTGGCGCTGGGTCGATGCAAACGTGCTGGGTTCCATTTTCTCTGGCCCTTCGCAGGTAGTAAGTGGCTTCGTGCCGGGTGTACGGTCTGAATCCCGCAAGACCTGGCACGGTGCCGATGTGGTCTTGGGCGAAACGTTCCGCGAGATCGCTGTCACTGAAGAGTGGCAGCATACGCCCGGCACGTGATCCGTCGGCCACGAGGTCTACGGTGAAAAGTCTTGGCGGATCACCGTGGACCATGAACCACGGCAGCCCGATGAGAACGAAAACATTCGGCGATTTGGCCGACTCTTCACCCATTTGCATTACCTTCCGTTGACTTCAGTGCCGAACGGACAGCTCAC belongs to Gemmata obscuriglobus and includes:
- a CDS encoding CobW family GTP-binding protein, which gives rise to MHAVPTNLITGFLGVGKTTAVIDLLQRKEKGSRWAVLVNEYGAVSIDDALIEGSAPEGVTVREVGGGCVCCASAPFLPVAIHFLLLEARPERLIIETTGLGHPARLLDSLRMSYHGRLDVRATIGIVDPHDFAKPEMRDNPVFVDQIQMADVLVMNKLDAAAPELVSDFQSWANGLFPPKLLIAGTTQGRLDPAWLDLSANDERLPLFPQPRFPAPAPGKGGGEKGNLPPGPLPEGRGSSSGPLSAPDSQATGEAASLPLPSGRGPGGRLPFSPPEGNEEKHSGVKRYLSAGGPACGWVFDPQIVFDEAKLLALLANTREVTRLKGVFHLPDEWAAVNRAGSALSVNPTAYRRDSRVEVFATGLDWAVFERELLACLLIPGEGGST
- a CDS encoding IS110 family transposase, producing MISCRTEPTPPCAPAPGSCTAARPSPTSPWKFTRLKRKTDHDAAQRLAELEAIGQLPTVTMPDPRTRQRRLLIAFRQELVGQRVACQNRIRALFAAHAVAMPAGAKAWTADGLDVLDAEARELSDCGPDELWRGMLGIAVAQYRDLEHRIAETERALDQLSAADPGTQLLLSIPGVGPRTAEAVAAHLGDANRFASGKQVGAYAGLVPTQYQSGVTDRKGRITRRGPAVLRKLLVECSWCMLRYNPWAQAQYKRLTGGGTARKKPAIVAVARKLLVRCWAMLRTNQRWRDDTPRPEATTAPATG
- the rpsU gene encoding 30S ribosomal protein S21; its protein translation is MGVRVEVCEGESLTSALRRFRKYVRSANVMYEYRWHDEFTKRCEERRRRKGNAKRRAQGLRSWREYQRECESEANWPDPPRPSL
- a CDS encoding IS3 family transposase (programmed frameshift) codes for the protein MAGKRKSHSAAFKAQVALAALKGDKTINELASQHGVHPTLIHGWKKQLLTGAEAVFASGAKGTGPPEDKTTELYEQIGRLKVELDWVKKKSAASAEAKRARIEAEHPELSVRRQCELIGLNRSTVYYEPTPESAENLTLMRLIDEQYTTCPFYGSRRLAAWLGTQGHEVNRKRVQRLLRIMGLEALYPKPKLSVGSGHKVYPYLLRGVAIDRVHQVWSTDITYIPMPTGFMYLAATMDWFSRYVVAWRLSNTLDGSFCQDMLEEALGRGKPEVFNTDQGVQFTAAAWVGRLERAGVAVSMDGRGRCLDNVFVERLWRSVKYEDVYLKGYESVPALESGLRAYFGFYNTERLHQSLDYRTPAQVYGVGATKAPTKQ